The Nocardioides marmorisolisilvae genomic interval TGCACGTCGCGCAGGGTGCCGTCGTCGGCTCGCCGTACCGGAGCTCGGATCGGCAGCACCATCGCGACGGACGCCTGGGCCTTGTGCGGCAGCAGCGGGATGAACGTGCGCGCGCGCCCGTCGGCGATCCCGTCACGCCCCGCGGGACTCTCGCCCAGCACGTGCACGCCGAGCCAGTAGACGCCCGGCGCCCCGGAGATCTGCAACTGGCTGCGCGGCACCTTCAGGTGGAACGTCGTGCTCGCGCCCGGCACGAGGTTGCCGACCGGGACGCCGAGCGGCAGCAGCCGCTGGCCGAAGTCGGTGGAGTTGGGGTCGGTGAGCGCGGCCGCCTCGACGGCGGCACGGTCGGTCATCGGGGAGGGCGAGGTAAGCGGATAGACGTTGAGCCGCTTCCAGGTCACCGAGGAGTCGTTGCGGATGACCCCGTCGATCGTGATCCGGCCGTGCCGGGGGATGACCGCGGGGTTCAGCGAGGTGATCCGGACCGTCAACGCGGGGTCGTCGTCGCCGGCTGCGGCCGCCGGGCCGGTCGCGAACGGCGCCAGCAGCGCTGTCAGCAGCCCGAGCAGCCCCAGCAGCGCGATCAAAGGCCGGGCTCGGGTCACGGGGCCAAGGCTAAGGGTCGGGCCCGGATAGAGTGGTCTCCCGTGTCCGAGCCGCCGTTGTTGATGACCGAAGTCCAGGACCGGGTCGCCCGTGAGCTCGCTCGGCTGGCACCGGTGGTCGACCCACTCGGCGCCCGGTTCGCCGACGCCGGGGAGCAGATCGCGCTGGTCGGCGGCCCCGTTCGCGACGCGATGCTCGGGCGTGACCTCTACGACCTGGACTTCACCACCTCTGCCCCGCCGGAGCGCACCGAGCAGCTGCTCAGCGGGTGGGCGGACGCGGTGTGGGACATCGGCCGGGCGTTCGGGACGATCGGCGCCCGCCGGGGCGACTGGCAGATCGAGATCACCACCTTCCGCACCGAGGCCTACGACCCGTCCAGCCGCAAGCCGGCGGTGCAGTACGGCGACAGCCTGGCCGGCGATCTCCGGCGCCGCGACTTCACCGTGAACGCGATGGCGATCCTGCTGCCCGGACATGAGTTCGAGGACCCCTACGGCGGCGTGGTCGACCTGGCCCACCGCCTGCTGCGGACCCCCGGTCGTGCGGAGGACTCGTTCTCCGACGACCCCCTGCGGATGATGCGGGCCGCCCGGTTCGCCGCCCAGCTCGGCTTCGAGGTCGACCCCGACGTCGTCCGCGCGATGACGGAGATGGCCGAGCGGATCACGATCGTCTCGGCCGAACGGGTCCGCGACGAGCTCGTCAAGCTGATCTGCGCGCCGTACCCGCGGGCCGGCCTGACCCTGATGGTGGACACCGGGCTGGCGGCGTACGTGCTGCCCGAGCTGCCCGCGCTGGCGCTCGAGCGTGACGAGCACCACCGGCACAAGGACGTCTACGAGCACACCCTGACCGTGCTCGAGCAGGCGATCGACCAGGAGGACCGGCTTGGCGGCGGGCCCGACTTCGTGTCCCGGTTCGCCGCGCTGATGCACGACGTCGGCAAGCCGAGGACGCGCCGGTTCGTCGGCGACGGCACCGTCACCTTCCACCACCACGACGTCGTCGGCGCCAAGCTGACCCGCAAGCGGATGCAGGCGCTGCGATTCTCCGGCGACGAGATCGACGCGGTGGCCAAGCTGGTCGAGCTGCATCTGCGCTTCCACGGGTACGGCTCGGGTGAGTGGACCGACTCCGCCGTACGCCGGTATGTGCGCGACGCCGGGGACCAGCTCGAGCGGCTGCACATCCTGACCCGGGCCGACTGCACCACCCGCAGCCAGCGCAAGGCCGACCGGCTGCGCCGTACCTACGACGACCTCGAGGCGAGGATCGCCCGGCTCGGCGAGGAGGAGGAGCTGGCCTCGATCCGCCCCGACCTCGACGGCAACGAGATCATGGAGGTCCTCGGCATCCCGCCCGGCCGGGAGGTCGGAGAGGCCTACCGCTTCCTGCTCGAGCTGCGCCTCGACCACGGCCCGATGTCCCCCGACCGGGCCCGCGCCGCCCTCCTCGACTGGTGGCGCAGCACCCACCCCTGATCCCACCCCTGACCCCCCCGAGTGGTCCCACATGACGCGCGAGTGGTCGGAAATGACGCGCGAGTGGTCCCAGATGACGCGCGATTGGTCCCACATGGTGCGCCAGATGTGACGACTCGGTCGTCATACGGGACGCTTCGACGGATATTTGTGACGTCTCGGCGAGGAAGAGGAGGCCAGGAATGGGCAACAGGAACGACGTACCGGAGCTGAGTGAGAGCGTGGAGATCGCGGCGCCGCCGGCGACCGTGTGGGGGCTGGTGCGCGACCCGCGGAACATGACCAGGTGGAGCCCGCAGACGAGCAGGTCGTTCCTGCGTACGCCGGGTGAGATCCGCGAGGGATCTCGCTTCCTCAACATCAACCGCAAGGGCGTGCTGGTCTGGCCGACCCGCTCGAAGGTGGTCCGGTTCGTCCCCGAGCAGGAGATCGCCTGGCGGGTCAAGGACAACTACGCGATCTGAGCCTGCGACTCGAGCCCGCCGACGTCGGGGGTACGACGGGCACCCGGCTGGTGCAGACCCGCGAGACCCCGCAGGGCATCTCGAACGTGTCCGCGAGGCTGACCGACACGGTGATGGGCGGGCAGGACAGGTTCACCCGCGACCTCCGTGCCGGGATGGCCCAGACCTTGGAGCGGATCAGGGCCGAGGCCGAGGGCTGAGCTCGTCGCCAGGCTCGGCGATCAGAGGCGCGGGGCGTCTGCGCGACCTTCCGCGCGGTCACCATCCGTGCGAACATATGTTCGATGAACGGTGCTGCGACGATCCTGCACGCCGACCTCGACTCGTTCTATGCCTCGGTGGAGCAGCGCGACGACCCGGGGCTGCGCGGACGGCCGGTCCTGGTCGGTGCCGGCGTCGTGCTCGCCGCCAGCTACGAGGCGAAGGCGCGGGGGGTGCACACGCCGATGCCCTGCCGGGAGGCTCTCGAGCTGTGCCCCGATGCGGTGGTCGTCTCGCCCCGGATGTCGGCGTACCTCGAGGCGAGCCGGGCGGTCTTCGCGGTCTTCGACGACACCACTCCGCTGGTCGACCCGGTGTCGGTCGACGAGGCGTTCCTCGAGGTCGG includes:
- a CDS encoding CCA tRNA nucleotidyltransferase, with product MTEVQDRVARELARLAPVVDPLGARFADAGEQIALVGGPVRDAMLGRDLYDLDFTTSAPPERTEQLLSGWADAVWDIGRAFGTIGARRGDWQIEITTFRTEAYDPSSRKPAVQYGDSLAGDLRRRDFTVNAMAILLPGHEFEDPYGGVVDLAHRLLRTPGRAEDSFSDDPLRMMRAARFAAQLGFEVDPDVVRAMTEMAERITIVSAERVRDELVKLICAPYPRAGLTLMVDTGLAAYVLPELPALALERDEHHRHKDVYEHTLTVLEQAIDQEDRLGGGPDFVSRFAALMHDVGKPRTRRFVGDGTVTFHHHDVVGAKLTRKRMQALRFSGDEIDAVAKLVELHLRFHGYGSGEWTDSAVRRYVRDAGDQLERLHILTRADCTTRSQRKADRLRRTYDDLEARIARLGEEEELASIRPDLDGNEIMEVLGIPPGREVGEAYRFLLELRLDHGPMSPDRARAALLDWWRSTHP
- a CDS encoding SRPBCC family protein, producing the protein MGNRNDVPELSESVEIAAPPATVWGLVRDPRNMTRWSPQTSRSFLRTPGEIREGSRFLNINRKGVLVWPTRSKVVRFVPEQEIAWRVKDNYAI